The following coding sequences are from one Diachasmimorpha longicaudata isolate KC_UGA_2023 chromosome 6, iyDiaLong2, whole genome shotgun sequence window:
- the LOC135164123 gene encoding dopamine receptor 1-like isoform X2, whose amino-acid sequence MILPQSNLTEGEEDLPEDTLSLLSVLFVGFLLFVLIFFSVAGNVLVCVAIYTDRGLRRIGNLFLASLAIADLFVGCLVMTFAGVNDLLGYWMFGPRFCDTWIAFDVMCSTASILNLCAISLDRYIHIKDPLRYGRWVTRRVAVASIATVWLLAGTVSFVPISLGLHRSEESKNPPPTYNDGTQEYPTCALDLSPTYAVVSSCISFYVPCIVMISIYCRLYCYAQKHVKSIRAVTKLPQPSSIGKSFRAKSTRKLQQAKAKPPAKAKPTSPYHVSDHKAAITVGVIMGVFLICWVPFFCVNIVAAFCKTCIPDRAFQVLTWLGYSNSAFNPIIYSIFNTEFRQAFKRILTKGTRARGNQPSTSECGEFRSVIVQKRNGSIVECNISPRSSADSCQVGLGRQHRDTIVSSI is encoded by the exons AGCAACTTGACAGAGGGTGAAGAGGATTTGCCCGAGGACACTCTCTCGTTGCTGTCTGTGCTATTCGTCG GCTTTCTCCTCTTCGTTCTCATATTCTTCTCAGTGGCTGGTAACGTATTGGTTTGCGTTGCGATATACACGGACCGCGGATTGAGAagaattggaaatttatttctcgcaTCGTTGGCCATTGCTGATTTATTCGTCGGCTGTCTGGTTATGACATTTGCCGGTGTCAACGATCTACTCGGCTACTGGATGTTTGGTCCACGTTTCTGTGACACATGGATTGCATTTGATGTCATGTGCAGCACTGCCTCAATCCTCAATCTGTGCGCAATATCACTGGATCGTTACATACACATCAAAGATCCACTCAG ATACGGTCGGTGGGTTACGAGGAGAGTTGCTGTTGCTAGTATTGCTACAGTTTGGCTTCTCGCTGGGACTGTGTCATTCGTTCCAATCAGCCTGGGACTGCACAGAAGTGAGGAGTCCAAAAATCCACCACCAACGTACAACGATGGTACACAG GAATATCCAACCTGTGCTCTGGATCTGTCACCAACGTACGCCGTTGTATCATCATGCATATCATTCTACGTACCCTGTATCGTCATGATAAGTATCTACTGCAGACTGTACTGCTATGCTCAAAAACATGTTAAGAGTATAAGGGCAGTGACAAAGCTTCCTCAGCCATCATCAATCGGAAAGAGTTTTCGTGCCAAGAGTACGCGTAAATTACAACAGGCCAAAGCTAAACCACCGGCGAAGGCTAAGCCAACGAGTCCATATCACGTGTCTGATCATAAAGCAGCTATAACTGTTGGTGTTATAATGGGTGTATTTCTCATATGCTGGGTGCCATTCTTCTGCGTCAACATTGTCGCTGCATTCTGCAAAACTTGCATACCAGATCGAGCTTTTCAg GTGCTCACCTGGCTTGGCTACAGTAACTCGGCCTTTAATCCAATAATCTACAGTATTTTCAACACTGAATTTCGTCAGGCATTCAAGCGAATCTTGACAAAGGGCACGAGAGCCAGGGGTAATCAGCCATCCACCAGTGAATGCGGTGAATTTCGTTCTGTTATCGTGCAAAAACGTAATGGTTCAATAGTAGAGTGTAACATCAGTCCGAGATCGAGTGCTGACAGTTGTCAAGTTGGACTTGGACGGCAGCATCGTGACACTATTGTAAGTTCAATATGA
- the LOC135164123 gene encoding dopamine receptor 1-like isoform X3 — protein MTFAGVNDLLGYWMFGPRFCDTWIAFDVMCSTASILNLCAISLDRYIHIKDPLRYGRWVTRRVAVASIATVWLLAGTVSFVPISLGLHRSEESKNPPPTYNDGTQEYPTCALDLSPTYAVVSSCISFYVPCIVMISIYCRLYCYAQKHVKSIRAVTKLPQPSSIGKSFRAKSTRKLQQAKAKPPAKAKPTSPYHVSDHKAAITVGVIMGVFLICWVPFFCVNIVAAFCKTCIPDRAFQVLTWLGYSNSAFNPIIYSIFNTEFRQAFKRILTKGTRARGNQPSTSECGEFRSVIVQKRNGSIVECNISPRSSADSCQVGLGRQHRDTIVSSI, from the exons ATGACATTTGCCGGTGTCAACGATCTACTCGGCTACTGGATGTTTGGTCCACGTTTCTGTGACACATGGATTGCATTTGATGTCATGTGCAGCACTGCCTCAATCCTCAATCTGTGCGCAATATCACTGGATCGTTACATACACATCAAAGATCCACTCAG ATACGGTCGGTGGGTTACGAGGAGAGTTGCTGTTGCTAGTATTGCTACAGTTTGGCTTCTCGCTGGGACTGTGTCATTCGTTCCAATCAGCCTGGGACTGCACAGAAGTGAGGAGTCCAAAAATCCACCACCAACGTACAACGATGGTACACAG GAATATCCAACCTGTGCTCTGGATCTGTCACCAACGTACGCCGTTGTATCATCATGCATATCATTCTACGTACCCTGTATCGTCATGATAAGTATCTACTGCAGACTGTACTGCTATGCTCAAAAACATGTTAAGAGTATAAGGGCAGTGACAAAGCTTCCTCAGCCATCATCAATCGGAAAGAGTTTTCGTGCCAAGAGTACGCGTAAATTACAACAGGCCAAAGCTAAACCACCGGCGAAGGCTAAGCCAACGAGTCCATATCACGTGTCTGATCATAAAGCAGCTATAACTGTTGGTGTTATAATGGGTGTATTTCTCATATGCTGGGTGCCATTCTTCTGCGTCAACATTGTCGCTGCATTCTGCAAAACTTGCATACCAGATCGAGCTTTTCAg GTGCTCACCTGGCTTGGCTACAGTAACTCGGCCTTTAATCCAATAATCTACAGTATTTTCAACACTGAATTTCGTCAGGCATTCAAGCGAATCTTGACAAAGGGCACGAGAGCCAGGGGTAATCAGCCATCCACCAGTGAATGCGGTGAATTTCGTTCTGTTATCGTGCAAAAACGTAATGGTTCAATAGTAGAGTGTAACATCAGTCCGAGATCGAGTGCTGACAGTTGTCAAGTTGGACTTGGACGGCAGCATCGTGACACTATTGTAAGTTCAATATGA
- the LOC135164117 gene encoding PAX-interacting protein 1 gives MGDIRAGLEDIKLDEALFADVKYYVSGEAEPKIISLLQKGGAERCNYFSSFVTHLIAGYEALETDICQAKELYEIPAVTHDWVTISAQCKKLLPTKYFSAEENQLFSMVRACISQVSLADSKALWGMITLQGGKCQLRLDRFCTHLIVTKPSGSKFEAATRHHMKIVTPDWVVDCSKKRAIVPEAEYHPRLLVQPSPNSSTALITGFMDNTEDNGGTQGDQDRTKVMLEQLKQRMPWNQSNPPANVPQSSPSPQGINQQIPTSSPNLQQPQENPSPVNSGQITLQVQRQASQFRNVSTPSVTNYSTPVVSTNQTPSQNPQSQNWHQQIPQVKQQIQSSQQQQQEQLSQGQVHVQQLQQQMPNQNPQQSLPLPQVSNQINQQMQMQVSFPQQLMPQQSPQMTSPSSTQGIAQIQQQMMPPQQNLQMSHQTLIQQKPVIQHQMPQQVNPQPQLSPLPQSKQVNSQQGLNQGLHGHMQQQQIPQQPQPMVSQSQVLPQQTQMIQQSQNLQQSQMVQQPQSMPQQSPQPILQQNQIPQQIGLQQQLPNQQTHQQQQLPQEQRQLIQQLPNQQPHQQQLTPEQRQQLLALQQQQKIQQISQQLQQSAPQPSQQFIIRDGQLQQQAGTQIINQSQSGFIVNREVWQQQQYHLQLQRQQQQQQQLGQPRPGGQWTQQPPQPPRQLIQLDAQTHQQLQQMDPQQRAQFIQKIQKQRNILLQRQMQNRTAQGPHGGVIRASAAPGQPGLQWVQQRPQMMTGVTSVAGQKPLHPGVQPPALTPINSSNQVIVPSGQPVPVQSPQAAGQPFQQGQLTPQQIAQLHLQKQQHLARLQQLQHLQQSPQQSQPQVQPQSQPQPQQSPQQPQQTSQTQSQPQPQPLLQSPSQSQPQQSPVQSETPLTSLPGNSQMPPDQQLVVNAKTKTALANMLTNRLQGGAAEGSAAGQLRLMTAQHRPPPPPSQDPALLAAYQRRSLGNITNGAAQGPMKMQYAPAMAQPKAQFYGHNPNLKLPPDLFLLGCIFVIVEYESQYSTAEVSHWKRVIERHGGEVEPQYCARATHVLAITQKHPIVVQALREGKRCVSAHWLSDVVGKQQVVPPWHALHFPIPYGLNELPCSKQNMSFSGFEGEERVKIKGMLDVLEIKYTTYFSHHNTLLITRRPDGPKYKKAREWQISVVNAQWLTDVICGQVSAIHQIDAPKYQQFNASNPFRLDYSLVPHLMAAWKMPINITQESYDKVKQVGQGPNAMRKHKKPRLDGPLLNKDPHLLGLDEPVVISNPDPPTLEKQPRILFSGTNPAKYAKRIRELGGALAASWRDATHLVMPAAFRTVKLLCCLSRVKCIVNIQWLLDCFGKNTFIDESSYILGDAEFEKNFHCNIEKALASPNRGAVLKGLTFYVTPSVVPSPTAFSEIIESAGGTMEKSRRSLVQIQEMNSGGKLNYIIVTQENDLHLLADVLQANILVFSAEVVLRSVARQNFHIDTNQL, from the exons ATGGGGGATATACGTGCAGGACTGGAGGATATTAAGCTCGATGAGGCACTATTTGCCGATGTTAAATACTACGTCAGTGGTGAAGCTGAACCTAAG ATTATCTCACTACTGCAAAAAGGTGGCGCAGAGCGTTGCAACTACTTCAGTAGCTTCGTAACCCACCTAATAGCCGGTTATGAGGCCCTAGAAACCGACATATGTCAAGCAAAAGAGTTATACGAAATTCCAGCAGTGACCCACGATTGGGTTACCATCTCGGCCCAATGCAAAAAGCTCCTGCcaacgaaatatttttccgcCGAGGAGAATCAATTATTCTCGATGGTGAGAGCCTGTATATCCCAGGTGAGCCTGGCTGATAGTAAAGCCCTGTGGGGAATGATAACTCTGCAAGGTGGTAAATGCCAGTTGCGTTTGGATCGTTTCTGTACACACTTGATCGTGACTAAACCAAGTGGTTCGAAGTTCGAGGCTGCTACGAGGCATCACATGAAGATTGTCACACCAGATTGGGTGGTTGATTGTTCCAAGAAACGAGCTATTGTTCCAGAGGCTGAATATCACCCAAGATTACTGGTACAACCGTCACCAAACAGCTCGACAGCGCTGATAACAGGTTTCATGGATAATACCGAGGACAATGGAGGAACGCAGGGTGATCAAGACCGTACGAAGGTCATGTTAGAACAATTGAAGCAGAGAATGCCATGGAATCAATCGAATCCTCCGGCCAATGTTCCTCAATCATCTCCATCACCTCAAGGAATTAATCAGCAGATACCGACGAGCTCCCCCAACCTTCAGCAGCCGCAGGAGAATCCATCCCCAGTTAATTCCGGCCAAATAACATTACAAGTGCAGAGACAAGCATCGCAATTCCGAAACGTATCGACTCCAAGCGTGACGAACTATTCCACACCAGTTGTCTCAACAAATCAGACTCCGTCTCAAAATCCTCAGAGCCAGAATTGGCATCAGCAAATTCCTCAAGTAAAACAGCAAATACAATCATcacagcaacagcagcaggaACAGTTGTCCCAGGGACAGGTGCACGTGCAGCAATTGCAACAGCAAATGCCAAATCAAAATCCTCAACAGTCGCTGCCACTCCCGCAAGTTTCCAATCAGATAAATCAACAGATGCAGATGCAAGTGAGTTTTCCCCAGCAGCTGATGCCTCAGCAGTCACCCCAGATGACGAGTCCCTCGTCGACTCAGGGGATTGCTCAGATACAGCAGCAGATGATGCCACCTCAGCAGAATCTTCAAATGTCCCATCAAACATTGATTCAACAGAAGCCTGTAATTCAGCATCAAATGCCACAGCAGGTGAATCCACAACCTCAGTTGAGCCCACTACCTCAGTCCAAACAAGTGAATTCCCAACAAGGCTTGAATCAGGGGCTCCATGGGCACATGCAACAGCAACAGATACCCCAACAGCCCCAGCCGATGGTGTCTCAGTCCCAAGTGCTGCCTCAACAAACCCAGATGATCCAGCAGTCTCAGAATCTACAGCAATCCCAGATGGTTCAGCAGCCCCAGTCGATGCCTCAACAATCTCCACAACCTATCCTCCAGCAGAATCAAATTCCCCAGCAAATTGGGCTGCAGCAGCAATTGCCCAATCAACAAACTCATCAGCAACAACAGTTGCCCCAGGAGCAACGTCAACTGATCCAACAATTGCCGAATCAACAGCCTCACCAACAGCAACTGACACCCGAGCAGCGACAGCAATTACTGGCTCTCCAGCAACAGCAGAAGATCCAGCAGATCTCGCAGCAACTGCAGCAATCAGCACCCCAGCCGTCACAACAATTTATCATTAGAGATGGTCAGCTGCAGCAGCAGGCAGGGACTCAGATAATAAACCAGAGTCAATCGGGTTTCATAGTGAATAGAGAAGTCTGGCAGCAGCAGCAGTACCACCTGCAGCTGCAGAGACAACAGCAGCAACAACAGCAGTTGGGCCAGCCAAGACCCGGTGGTCAGTGgacccaacaaccaccccagcCACCTCGTCAGCTGATTCAGTTGGATGCCCAGACCCACCAGCAACTCCAGCAAATGGACCCACAGCAACGAGCACAATTCATTCAGAAGATCCAGAAACAACGGAATATTCTCCTCCAAAGACAAATGCAGAATCGAACAGCTCAGGGGCCTCACGGAGGTGTCATCAGGGCTTCAGCAGCCCCAGGCCAGCCAGGTCTCCAATGGGTGCAGCAACGTCCTCAGATGATGACAGGAGTGACATCAGTAGCCGGGCAGAAACCCCTTCATCCTGGTGTTCAACCCCCTGCTCTCACCCCGATAAACTCCTCCAACCAAGTGATCGTTCCCTCGGGACAACCAGTGCCAGTTCAGTCCCCTCAGGCCGCAGGTCAACCCTTCCAACAAGGCCAACTGACCCCTCAACAAATTGCCCAGCTGCACCTCCAAAAACAACAGCACCTGGCGAGACTCCAACAGCTCCAACACTTGCAGCAGTCACCCCAGCAATCTCAACCCCAGGTTCAACCGCAGTCTCAGCCACAGCCTCAACAATCCCCCCAGCAGCCACAACAAACGTCACAAACTCAATCTCAACCTCAACCACAACCACTGCTCCAGTCCCCCTCGCAGTCTCAACCGCAGCAGTCGCCAGTTCAATCAGAGACACCATTAACATCCCTCCCTGGTAATTCTCAGATGCCCCCTGACCAGCAGCTTGTGGTGAATGCTAAAACAAAAACAGCTCTTGCCAATATGCTGACTAATCGTTTACAGGGGGGAGCAGCAGAGGGAAGTGCTGCTGGTCAGTTGAGGCTCATGACAGCCCAGCACAGGCCACCACCGCCACCCTCCCAAGATCCAGCCCTCCTCGCTGCTTATCAAAGACGCTCCCTCGGTAATATCACCAATGGAGCAGCCCAAGGACCAATGAAAATGCAATATGCACCAGCGATGGCCCAACCCAAAGCCCAATTCTACGGTCACAATCCCAATTTAAAATTACCACcagatttatttttactcgGATGCATATTTGTCATTGTTGAGTACGAGAGCCAGTACTCAACTGCGGAAGTGTCTCATTGGAAACGAGTTATTGAACGTCATGGTGGAGAGGTGGAGCCCCAATACTGTGCACGAGCTACTCATGTTCTTGCAATTACCCAGAAACATCCAATTGTGGTGCAGGCACTTAGAGAGGGAAAACGATGTGTCAGTGCCCACTGGTTGTCGGATGTTGTGGGTAAACAGCAAGTGGTCCCACCCTGGCATGCACTACACTTTCCAATTCCTTATGGTCTGAATGAGCTGCCGTGTTCCAAGCAGAATATGTCGTTTTCGGGATTCGAAGGGGAGGAGAGGGTGAAAATCAAGGGAATGTTGGACGTTTTGGAGATCAAATATACCACGTACTTCTCACATCACAACACATTGCTGATTACTCGAAGGCCAGATGGACCAAAGTACAAGAAGGCGAGGGAATGGCAGATCAGCGTAGTCAATGCTCAGTGGTTGACTGATGTCATCTGTGGACAGGTCAGTGCTATTCATCAGATCGACGCACCCAAGTACCAGCAGTTCAACGCGAGCAATCCGTTTAGACTTGACTACTCACTTGTTCCGCATCTCATGGCCGCCTGGAAGATGCCTATTAATATAACGCAAGAATCGTATGACAAGGTGAAACAAGTGGGCCAGGGGCCCAATGCTATGAGAAAGCACAAAAAGCCGAGGCTCGATGGACCACTTCTGAACAAGGATCCTCATTTGCTGGGTCTCGATGAACCCGTTGTCATCAGTAATCCTGATCCACCGACACTCGAGAAACAACCCAGGATCCTCTTTTCCGGGACCAATCCAGCGAAATATGCCAAGAGGATCAGAGAACTGGGGGGAGCTTTGGCTGCCAGCTGGAGGGATGCCACTCACCTCGTTATGCCAGCAGCTTTCAGAACTGTTAAACTACTCTGCTGTTTGTCCAGAGTTAAGTGCATTGTAAATATTCAGTGGTTGCTCGATTGCTTTGGAAAGAATACTTTCATCGATGAGAGCTCGTATATCCTGGGTGATGCGGAGTTCgagaagaattttcattgtaatatTGAGAAGGCACTGGCTAGCCCTAATCGGGGGGCTGTACTTAAG ggGCTGACATTTTACGTAACACCAAGTGTAGTGCCATCTCCCACCGCATTTTCGGAAATAATTGAGAGTGCAGGTGGTACAATGGAGAAAAGCCGTCGCTCACTTGTGCAAATACAGGAAATGAATTCTGGTGGTAAATTGAACTACATCATCGTTACACAGGAGAACGATCTCCACTTGCTCGCTGATGTTCTACAAGCAAATATTC ttgTGTTCAGTGCAGAAGTTGTCCTGCGCTCTGTGGCCAGGCAGAACTTTCACATCGATACCAATCAATTGTGA
- the LOC135164123 gene encoding dopamine receptor 1-like isoform X1 codes for MILPQSNLTEGEEDLPEDTLSLLSVLFVGFLLFVLIFFSVAGNVLVCVAIYTDRGLRRIGNLFLASLAIADLFVGCLVMTFAGVNDLLGYWMFGPRFCDTWIAFDVMCSTASILNLCAISLDRYIHIKDPLRYGRWVTRRVAVASIATVWLLAGTVSFVPISLGLHRSEESKNPPPTYNDGTQEYPTCALDLSPTYAVVSSCISFYVPCIVMISIYCRLYCYAQKHVKSIRAVTKLPQPSSIGKSFRAKSTRKLQQAKAKPPAKAKPTSPYHVSDHKAAITVGVIMGVFLICWVPFFCVNIVAAFCKTCIPDRAFQVLTWLGYSNSAFNPIIYSIFNTEFRQAFKRILTKGTRARGNQPSTSECGEFRSVIVQKRNGSIVECNISPRSSADSCQVGLGRQHRDTIV; via the exons AGCAACTTGACAGAGGGTGAAGAGGATTTGCCCGAGGACACTCTCTCGTTGCTGTCTGTGCTATTCGTCG GCTTTCTCCTCTTCGTTCTCATATTCTTCTCAGTGGCTGGTAACGTATTGGTTTGCGTTGCGATATACACGGACCGCGGATTGAGAagaattggaaatttatttctcgcaTCGTTGGCCATTGCTGATTTATTCGTCGGCTGTCTGGTTATGACATTTGCCGGTGTCAACGATCTACTCGGCTACTGGATGTTTGGTCCACGTTTCTGTGACACATGGATTGCATTTGATGTCATGTGCAGCACTGCCTCAATCCTCAATCTGTGCGCAATATCACTGGATCGTTACATACACATCAAAGATCCACTCAG ATACGGTCGGTGGGTTACGAGGAGAGTTGCTGTTGCTAGTATTGCTACAGTTTGGCTTCTCGCTGGGACTGTGTCATTCGTTCCAATCAGCCTGGGACTGCACAGAAGTGAGGAGTCCAAAAATCCACCACCAACGTACAACGATGGTACACAG GAATATCCAACCTGTGCTCTGGATCTGTCACCAACGTACGCCGTTGTATCATCATGCATATCATTCTACGTACCCTGTATCGTCATGATAAGTATCTACTGCAGACTGTACTGCTATGCTCAAAAACATGTTAAGAGTATAAGGGCAGTGACAAAGCTTCCTCAGCCATCATCAATCGGAAAGAGTTTTCGTGCCAAGAGTACGCGTAAATTACAACAGGCCAAAGCTAAACCACCGGCGAAGGCTAAGCCAACGAGTCCATATCACGTGTCTGATCATAAAGCAGCTATAACTGTTGGTGTTATAATGGGTGTATTTCTCATATGCTGGGTGCCATTCTTCTGCGTCAACATTGTCGCTGCATTCTGCAAAACTTGCATACCAGATCGAGCTTTTCAg GTGCTCACCTGGCTTGGCTACAGTAACTCGGCCTTTAATCCAATAATCTACAGTATTTTCAACACTGAATTTCGTCAGGCATTCAAGCGAATCTTGACAAAGGGCACGAGAGCCAGGGGTAATCAGCCATCCACCAGTGAATGCGGTGAATTTCGTTCTGTTATCGTGCAAAAACGTAATGGTTCAATAGTAGAGTGTAACATCAGTCCGAGATCGAGTGCTGACAGTTGTCAAGTTGGACTTGGACGGCAGCATCGTGACACTATT GTgtaa